From Corvus cornix cornix isolate S_Up_H32 chromosome 5, ASM73873v5, whole genome shotgun sequence, the proteins below share one genomic window:
- the RHOD gene encoding rho-related GTP-binding protein RhoD: MQPERGGQSPGAPETEVKAVIVGDGGCGKTSLLMAFARGDFPKVYVPTVFEKYTASLQVAGKPVKIHLWDTAGQEDYDRLRPLSYSDAGVVLMCFDVTDSNSFDNILTKWYPEVNHFCKGVPVLLVGCKTDLRQDQELLQKLKDGRMEPVSRQQGEAMARQVRAVSYMECSARYQDNVGNIFVTACSAAISAARRRQRKERPRRVCVLL, encoded by the exons ATGCAGCCGGAGCGCGGGGGGCAGAGCCCAGGAGCCCCCGAAACTGAGGTCAAGGCTGTCATCGTGGGGGATGGCGGCTGCGGGAAGACATCGCTGCTGATGGCCTTCGCCAGAGGGGACTTCCCCAAG gTCTATGTCCCCACCGTGTTCGAGAAGTACACAGCGTCCCTCCAGGTTGCCGGCAAGCCCGTGAAGATCCAcctgtgggacacagcag GACAGGAAGACTATGACAGGCTACGCCCTCTGTCCTACTCGGATGCCGGCGTTGTCCTCATGTGCTTTGATGTCACCGACTCCAACAGCTTTGACAACATCCTAACGAAG TGGTACCCGGAGGTGAACCACTTCTGCAAGGGGGTCCCGGTGCTGCTGGTGGGCTGTAAGACGGACCTGcggcaggaccaggagctgctgcagaagctgaagGACGGACGGATGGAGCCCGTGTCCCGGCAGCAG GGAGAGGCCATGGCCCGGCAGGTCCGTGCCGTGTCCTACATGGAATGCTCGGCCAGGTATCAGGATAACGTAGGGAACATCTTCGTGACCGCCTGCAGCGCCGCCATCAGCGCTGCCCGCCGGAGGCAGCGCAAGGAGAGACCCAGGAGGGTCTGCGTGCTCCTCTGA
- the LOC104684114 gene encoding mas-related G-protein coupled receptor member H-like, with product MELNQTAPPPSSPVMGTEGDDPCGINVTDVAIGAVTLLICLCGLAGNGAVLWLLGFRIPRSPITIYILNLAVADFTFLLFMVPSSLLYLLEDVSCFTVVSLKYLRSLFLLSLFSYNMGLYLLTAISLERCGSILFPLWYRCHRPERQSGVVCVLLWALSIAVMVMVTSLCLSHEHEHCRVSLISMYALSFLIFAPPMVISNVILFIKVLCGSKRRQPKRLYIVIFLTVLFFLIFGVPLSLWNFLQQLGYIAVSSQVVFLLACINSSINPFVYFLVGSCWRRCSVVSLQVAFRRVFEETGITTISS from the coding sequence ATGGAGCTGAACCAGACAGCCCCACCTCCCTCATCTCCCGTGATGGGCACTGAAGGAGACGATCCCTGCGGGATCAATGTCACCGATGTGGCCATAGGAGCTGTCACACTGCTCATCTGCCTCTGTGGGctggctgggaatggggctgtgCTCTGGCTCCTTGGTTTCCGCATCCCCAGGAGCCCCATCACCATCTACATCCTCAACCTGGCTGTTGCTGACTtcaccttcctcctcttcatggtcccctcctccctgctctaCCTCCTGGAGGATGTGTCCTGCTTCACTGTCGTGTCCCTGAAGTACCTGAGgtcccttttcctgctgtccctgttcTCCTACAACATGGGGCTGTACCTGCTGACAGCCATCAGCCTTGAGAGGTGTGGCTCGATTCTCTTCCCCCTCTGGTACCGCTGCCACCGTCCCGAGCGCCAGTCAGGGGTGGTGTGTGTCCTGCTCTGGGCACTCTCCATTGCTGTCATGGTCATGGTGACCTCCCTGTGCCTGTCACACGAGCACGAGCACTGCCGGGTGTCTCTCATCTCCATGTACGCCCTCAGCTTCCTCATCTTTGCTCCACCCATGGTCATCTCCAACGTGATCCTCTTCATCAAGGTCCTGTGTGGCTCCAAGAGACGTCAGCCTAAGAGGCTCTACATCGTTATCTTCCTCACTGTGctcttcttcctcatctttGGAGTGCCCCTCAGCCTCTGgaatttcctgcagcagctcggTTACATCGCTGTGTCCTCCCAGGTTGTTTTCCTGCTCGCCTGCATCAACAGCAGCATCAACCCCTTCGTCTACTTCCtggtggggagctgctggaggcgCTGCTCTGTTGTGTCCCTCCAGGTTGCCTTCCGGAGGGTCTTTGAGGAGACAGGGATCACCACAATCTCCAGCTGA